A single genomic interval of Spinacia oleracea cultivar Varoflay chromosome 6, BTI_SOV_V1, whole genome shotgun sequence harbors:
- the LOC110803404 gene encoding uncharacterized protein — protein sequence MNENQIVVRHESEGGKTPTTRDESQDVSTITKTIKGRGPSKGVKVAKPMFLEYNVYNVPDGQWSHEYGKQVGSCATRININVPLYPKVDEQIKKGFWEETKLMFHITDDSNHSREKYFHSCVAKRFSCFKSKLVRRWITMKEKKPKNQTNKMPWDVYNHITEDDWKTFVKHYFLPESLLRSEKARKSASCNKNPHRTGQKGYNRKRLDWIKDGRLPPDAALPISSSSSVNSSVTSNVNRVRKYRSKEWILAHQVQNKEGKWEIDPNDSEVVEIATKALEYIAEEEKGNLSFEQGEDALTKAIGKKDHRGRVKGTGGMVGIKKAFGPCIRHSRSDHGEASSENYESIRASVKKEFEGELEKRVEKRVAEALQKQLSTLLKTGQLNSISTPIPDDLHLNDSARVDLDVSATRTTRHILVPQPRELKERTPCRLALEEKVSGNNIVVADGMVQPSDGALPQHFTSMKPGHYKVQVDFVYDGHVDDILPVPTGDGFTNLGGALGSFVQWPIHLVIFEDGEDCISPPKKKSKSNVSKERDGSSKKKTTVLAAQKKTTDLPSKVNPLKLIRT from the exons ATGAATGAAAACCAAATTGTTGTTAGGCATGAATCAGAAGGTGGCAAGACTCCCACAACGCGTGACGAATCACAAGATGTTAGTACGATTACAAAGACCATTAAAGGCCGTGGTCCGTCAAAAGGTGTTAAAGTCGCTAAGCCTATGTTCCTTGAGTATAATGTATATAATGTCCCCGATGGACAATGGTCTCATGAATACGGGAAGCAAGTTGGGAGTTGTGCTACTAGAATTAATATTAACGTCCCATTATATCCAAAGGTAGATGAGCAAATCAAGAAGGGGTTTTGGGAGGAGACTAAG cttatgttccacattactgatgattctaatcattcgagggagaaatattttcattcttgtgtggcgaaacgatttagttgtttcaagagcaaGTTGGTGCGCCGATGGATAACTATGAAGGAAAAGAAgccaaaaaatcaaacaaacaagatGCCTTGGGATGTCTACAACCATAtcacagaggatgattggaagACTTTTGTTAAACATTATTTCCTGCCAGAGTCATTG CTTCGTAGTGAAAAGGCGAGGAAAAGTGCATCATGCAACAAGAACCCACATCGCACCGGCCAAAAGGGTTATAATAGAAAGCGACTAGATTGGATAAAGGATGGACGACTTCCACCAGATGCAGCTTTACCTATCTCGAGTAGCTCCTCGGTGAACTCATCAGTGACCTCAAATGTTAATAGAGTTAGAAAATACAGATCAAAGGAGTGGATTTTGGCCCATCAAGTACAAAATAAAGAgggaaagtgggaaattgacccgAACGATTCAGAAGTTGTTGAAATCGCAACAAAAGCT TTAGAGTACATCGCAGAAGAGGAAAAAGGAAATCTTTCTTTCGAACAGGGTGAGGATGCCCTCACTAAAGCTATAGGGAAAAAAGATCATCGTGGGCGTGTCAAGGGAACAGGTGGCATGGTTGGTATCAAAAAGGCTTTCGGTCCGTGTATTCGACATAGTAGAAgtgaccatggtgaagcttcATCAGAAAATTACGAATCAATCAGAGCTTCTGTGAAAAAGGAGTTTGAAGGTGAATTAGAGAAAAGGGTAGAGAAGAGGGTGGCAGAGGCCCTCCAAAAGCAACTAAGCACCTTGTTAAAAACAGGACAACTAAACTCCATTTCTACCCCGATACCTGATGACCTCCACTTAAATGATTCTGCCAGAGTTGACCTTGATGTTAGTGCTACAAGAACCACTCGTCACATCTTAGTGCCGCAACCACGCGAGCTAAAG GAAAGGACTCCATGTCGTCTTGCCCTTGAGGAGAAAGTTTCAGGCAACAACATTGTCGTGGCGGATGGTATGGTACAACCCTCAGATGGTGCATTGCCCCAACATTTTACATCGATGAAGCCTGGTCACTATAAAGTCCAAGTTGATTTTGTTTACGACGGACATGTTGATGATATTCTTCCGGTACCTACGGGAGATGGTTTCACTAACTTAGGCGGTGCTCTGGGTAGTTTTGTGCAATGGCCCATACACTTAGTGATTTTCGAAGACGGCGag gATTGTATTTCACCTCCTAAAAAGAAGTCCAAGTCTAATGTTTCTAAAGAGAGGGATGGTAGCTCCAAGAAAAAGACAACGGTGTTAGCGGCCCAAAAGAAGACAACAGACTTACCATCCAAGGTAAAccctctaaaactcattcgaacctaa